The following nucleotide sequence is from Coffea eugenioides isolate CCC68of chromosome 10, Ceug_1.0, whole genome shotgun sequence.
ATTAAACAATACTTGAAATGCTAAACGCACAATATCAAAAACACAACACATGTTAACTTCTAAAGAATGAATTATACAGAGGACAAAAGACCACCTTCCACAAACCCTGCAAAGGTCGGGCAGGTGTGGGCGAGCAATTAACGATCTTGACAAAATGCTCTGGCTCCAACTTTCTCCTtccctgtttttccttttccttcctcCTCTGCCTCCTTGACGAACCATTACCACCTGGACTCGTCCTATTTGCAAAATGCTGATAAATTTCTGACATTAAACGATCTGGTAAGCTCCCAGGGGATCCACTAACATCCTCATACTCCTTCCCCCTCACATTTCCTGAACTATGCACCTTAATAAACCTCCCATTTGGACTCGAACTTGAATTCAAACTATTGCCAATAGAAATCACACTTTCCTCAAGCACAACATGACATTTCCCCATAAAACTCACATTCACAGGAATCAAATCATTATCTAAAACCGACAATTCGCCTGAATCAACTAAATTCTCAGATAATTCCAGCTTGCCCTCGGGATCAAGATAATTTATGGACTCACCTTTAGATGTTAAACTAATCCATAAGAAAGGCAACTTTATTACCTCATAAGTACGAGTTTTCGAGGGAGAAACCCTTGAACCCGTGATATAAAAGGGGCCCCACTCGAAGAAAACCAGCGGCGACGAGGGTTGAACGGCAGTGCCGGCCGAGGTGCCACACCGGCGCCAAAATCCAATTAGATTTTCGTATTCAAGAAGGGTTTTGTAGAGAAGTTTATAAGAGATTTTACCGTTGCCCCATTTATTGATGAGGGTTTTAGAGCGGCCCCACCTGCGGTCGCACATAGAGAACCAGAGCCGCTGGTCGTGGCGGCACAAAGAAAGGAAGCGTTTTGAGGTGGAAGCGAACGTGCCGAGCTCTGATTGGTCGAGGAATGATAAGATGCAGATCTGCACATCTTCTGGGAAATCTGAgaaagaaaatgatgattttATGTCCCCATCATTTCCATTTGATGccatccctttttttttttttgggctggGTATTTCACTTCCTTGCTTTTGCTTATATACGTTTTTTGCCTCCCCTTGGAGCTGGGAGATTAGGGAAGGCGGTTGGAAGGCAAAGGGGGCAGGTTAGGGAGAGAAGTGGGATGAGGTGAAGGAGAGAAGATTCTTCAGGGGGGAATGGATTATTCCTGCGTTTAGAGAGAAGCTTCCTACCTTTGGGACAGCTGACTGGCAGTTGGCAGTTGGCAGTTGGATGGATTCAAAAACCATAGCAATAAGACTCACAAGTAGTAAGTAACTGAGAACACCTGGGCTTCCACCCCGATACACGTAATAAACATCCCTGCCCTGTTCTGGCTCTGTCCTCTCTAGGTTGCATAATAGTTCAACCGAGCGGAGCAACTcaagtcaaaagtcaactcAAGCTCGATTAACACAGAACCCGAATCGCAGTCGAGCTCAAGGTTAAACTTGAGTTCAAAGATATTTACTTCATTAATTTGCCATCCGACTtgattatacatatatatatatatatatatatgggtgtGTGTaaaaatatatgtatgtatgtgtattgtgtgtgtatataaatatatatgtgtctccatatatatatatatataatttttattttaatattaaaattatatatatttttaatattttattatttattaaaaaaataactattttatttatttttttaaaaaataattatttttattttttaaactcaaGTTCGAGCTCAATTCGActtgaatttgaaattgaacTCGAATTTAAATTGAAAGCTTGTCGAGTTcgagtttgataaaattaatcCGAGATTCGACTTGATTGAACCAAAATTCGACTTGACTCGACTCGTTTACCGCCCTAATCCTCTGTCAAATTTGATGCTCAAAATTATTTACTTTAAtgatatttaaattttattcaatatTAGCTTATCTGTTTagtaattcaaacaagttttcatCGATTTAAACTCAAGTTGCTTGAATTTTTTAGTCTGTAATCTTCGTATAATTTGGAGCTCGAATTGCTTGAATTTTTTAGTATATAACCTATAAATTTTATGCTAATTGAACTCGTTCGAAAATGAATGAAGTTTAAATTCTGTTAATATGTTCTGTTTATGTTTTTGCTTGATTAAACGGTGAATCAGGCTCCCACAAGCATTTACCGTATGGGCGGGCGGATTTTGTTCTTCTTCGTTAAGATCATTTAACAGCATAATTGTGTTTACAGTTACTTTTAGTCAGCACTATATAATGGTTTAGGATGATGAGGATTCAACCCTTTTCTTGATTGTTGATCCGGAACCAATAGGGTATGTAGAGATAGCTTGAGTTGATTTCTCATGCATACTTTAAATCTATCTTTTCCGTACAAAATATCACAAATCTTGCACAAAAATTCCATGGCTTGTAACAAGTATACGATGTAGCAAGCAAAGAAGTTTCAGTGATCCTTGGAAGCACAGATGCAAATGTCTAGCTGATGCGTTTCCAGTCTTACCTATTCCTCTATAACCACATAGAGCTATTTAGCAGTTATTGAAGAAACCGAGCTCCTACTCTGATGGAAAGCCAACCCATCAAACCTTAATACAAAACAAGCTTTTGGTTAGGATGCGAAAATTTGAACCCTGTCAAATCTCATCACTAGTCTTTTTGGCATCTCCATAATCAAAATTTTTAGAAGATGGAAGGTATCTGCAAAACGGTCTTGTAACGATGCCTTCTATCTCTCTGACTGCTTTCACACGGCACTGCTGTTTGATCTGGAGCGGCTATAGCCTTTCATCTCGCGAGAATTCTCTAGTGAGACTGATGGCCTTCCAACTTTCGTCTCACGAGAATTCTCGAGTGAGACTGACAGCCTTCCACCTATATAATCTCTTTGATCGCGCTGCCGGAGAGATGATCTCCCGGTACCCATTTGCTGGTTGCCACCCTCAAAGATTTGTCCTAACAATCCTTTGACTGTCTTCGGAGATAGATAGGATTTGGCCTGTAAAACAGAAGAATAAGTGCTCAAGAACTCTTCATATACAGGAACTACAAGCTTGATGGTTGCATCTCCCATTTGGTCTCTCAAGTCTGCATCTGGAATGTTGTACAAACTTCTATGCTTTTGCAGCATCTCGTCAAATCCTTTCATGAAGGCCTCCATCTTCCCCCTTGCAACGGCTCCAATACCATCCTTGTTAACTCTGTTGAGTTCTTCTTTATCAAGTAGTCTCACTAAAGCTCCCCAAGTTTGCTTTTGATACAAATATGCGGACTCTTCTGCAACGATTTTGTACTGCCTTTTCATGTACTGGTCTCCCAGAAGCTTCCCAAGTTCAGTATTTCTTGTCCTCATGTAAACATACCAGTAAGTATTCATGACGAATACATTGGAAAGTGATTTATCCTTGTAACGTAATCGCTTTGACTCAATGTTCCTCTGGATCGCTTCCATGACATTGGCAATAGCATCTCTGAGTAAGTTCTCGTCTGTTTCTGGCTTTGAAAGAATGCCAGCTTTCCATGATTGCTCAATCCTGAATACCTGAGCCATGGGTTTACTGTAAATTTCTGATGCCAAGTATTTGAGATAGTTAATGGCATATCGAACTAATTTTGGAACTGAGCCATCTAGTGGTGGAGGTAGACCGTCTTGGTTACCTTCAATTTGAAGGCCAAATTCCCAAAAGACTTTTGTTGAAGCATGAACTAAAAGTTTTTCAAGTTCTCGGAATCTATCACAGATATCAGCACCAGCTTCACCATCAAAAGTCTCTGAGAATTCAGGTTTTAGTTTTTCCAAGGAATGAAACATGTCTAGGAGCTTGAATAGCTTCTGTGGTTCTTTATTGCATCTCGCAACCCCTTCACCAAACCGAAAGAAGACAGCCATGATCTTGTCAGCAATCTTGGTGAAGCATTCAGGCCATATAACTCCCTCCATAATGCTTCTTAGTACTTGACTGCAGAGATTCTTCTCTGATACAAGAACAGATTTCACTGCCAGTCCAAAGTGTTGGATCCAAAGGGATATTGCTGTCTCTAGGTTCTCCCATTCTATCTCATCAATTTCTTCGGGAGTGTAAGTCCTCAGGTAATCTGGATTCAGTCTCATCAATGCTTTGGCTGCTCTTCTATATCTTGCCTAGTGATGAAGTGAAACGCATTCTTAGGATCAGTTTAGGAACAGCATTATAATGCAATAGTAATTAAAACTTGAGACTAGAATCAATTACAGTATTCTGATATTCATGGAGTTATTTTGCTTCTTAAAAGCTGTCACTTTGAAACGCAAACGTGTTTCCTGTTTATTGCCCTAAAATCTACACAATCTGGTTCGGATTTACTCCAACTCAAACACACCATATCCTCTGAATTAAATACTCTGTTATCATCATAATTGTAACAAGCGCTCATCCTTGCATTTTCAACcctttttttttgcaaggaGATCCACTCTGAGATATCCTACACCAAGTATATCAGGTTTCTTATCCTGTATAGATTTTAGTATTAATTAATTTTATGCCTCcccatttttttcttcatttgtaAGTTTTGAAGTTTTCCTCTCTcatgaataataatttaataagtATCAAGTTAGAGAGTCCTGAAAAATAATGGTTGAGATGGATAAATGAGAATGACTATGCTGAAACTCCTTGCTGGTTACAAATTCCTTACCTAAATGGGGCTCTTATGAGGGCCAAAATACGAAGCAAAAGAGCAACAGAATTATAAACAAGCATTTTTGTGTGTTAGATGAAAGtcttaaatgaaataaatgttaATGGTTTCATTGGATTTCTGCTTCTTGCCCTCCATGGAATGGACATGGTCGTGGAGAGGGATAGATCTTACCTTCACATAGATATCGATGCATATATCCATACAGTCATTGGAAGCCAGGGTCCTTGAAATTcgttcaagaacttcaatttcCAGCTCACTGCCCAACACTGTAGGCACAATCTCCTGCACATCATCCTTCTCTGCTTGGCCTATATCCTCATGCCTTAGCTGCAGCAACAAGCTTTCATATTCATCTTGCAGATTCAGTAAAGCCTCATCAAGCAAACCATC
It contains:
- the LOC113749280 gene encoding exocyst complex component EXO70A1-like, coding for MELKENDPTLSRLRSACDDLKKLVHTSVSVDASLEEADKKFVVMHESLSMASKRVAPLQTLSIANKALDTRINRAISPALALLQSFKLSESLQRKLLELAAKLSNETVRKKRLKKLIKYVECVEKLNGSIDSISQECEPAIQKLQEVVEFLSRTKATDQYRTQQLKETLITLKALYETEVDAMKFDGLLDEALLNLQDEYESLLLQLRHEDIGQAEKDDVQEIVPTVLGSELEIEVLERISRTLASNDCMDICIDIYVKARYRRAAKALMRLNPDYLRTYTPEEIDEIEWENLETAISLWIQHFGLAVKSVLVSEKNLCSQVLRSIMEGVIWPECFTKIADKIMAVFFRFGEGVARCNKEPQKLFKLLDMFHSLEKLKPEFSETFDGEAGADICDRFRELEKLLVHASTKVFWEFGLQIEGNQDGLPPPLDGSVPKLVRYAINYLKYLASEIYSKPMAQVFRIEQSWKAGILSKPETDENLLRDAIANVMEAIQRNIESKRLRYKDKSLSNVFVMNTYWYVYMRTRNTELGKLLGDQYMKRQYKIVAEESAYLYQKQTWGALVRLLDKEELNRVNKDGIGAVARGKMEAFMKGFDEMLQKHRSLYNIPDADLRDQMGDATIKLVVPVYEEFLSTYSSVLQAKSYLSPKTVKGLLGQIFEGGNQQMGTGRSSLRQRDQRDYIGGRLSVSLENSRETKVGRPSVSLENSREMKGYSRSRSNSSAV
- the LOC113748829 gene encoding F-box protein At3g12350, with the protein product MASNGNDGDIKSSFSFSDFPEDVQICILSFLDQSELGTFASTSKRFLSLCRHDQRLWFSMCDRRWGRSKTLINKWGNGKISYKLLYKTLLEYENLIGFWRRCGTSAGTAVQPSSPLVFFEWGPFYITGSRVSPSKTRTYEVIKLPFLWISLTSKGESINYLDPEGKLELSENLVDSGELSVLDNDLIPVNVSFMGKCHVVLEESVISIGNSLNSSSSPNGRFIKVHSSGNVRGKEYEDVSGSPGSLPDRLMSEIYQHFANRTSPGGNGSSRRQRRKEKEKQGRRKLEPEHFVKIVNCSPTPARPLQGLWKGIGDDMSLEFYLTSYDDIGGIACRRIEDSSRPFNGYNPVFWTSSTTLIEPPFSAEEEYEYHSRVHLRPPAEADDCHDHLQRSDHGAVSRMLHMTSSYDLVIPGTTINPRQVEGRIWQYRNGTYGFGFLRNNYVIDLKHIAQDGHLLDTMEFSND